One Oryza sativa Japonica Group chromosome 8, ASM3414082v1 DNA window includes the following coding sequences:
- the LOC4344476 gene encoding uncharacterized protein translates to MSGSAFNAFKSRVAVAWSPKLYITLVRGLPGTRRLHRRTLEAMRLRRCHRTVEHRTTPSLLGMLTQVKRLVVVETQEMYAARRQAEDDRRAPRPPLVVSHRPPAAATPTPTPTAGH, encoded by the coding sequence atGAGCGGGAGCGCGTTCAACGCGTTCAAGTcgcgggtggcggtggcgtggaGCCCCAAGCTGTACATCACGCTGGTGCGGGGCCTCCCGGGgacgcgccgcctccaccgccgcacgCTCGAGGCCatgcgcctccgccgctgccaccgcacCGTCGAGCACCGCACCACCCCTTCCCTCCTCGGCATGCTCACCCAGGTCaagcgcctcgtcgtcgtcgagacCCAGGAGATGTACGCCGCGCGGAGGCAGGCCGAGGACGACCGCCGCGCGCCCAGGCCACCCCTCGTCGTCTCccaccgcccgcccgccgctgccacgcccacgcccacgcccactgCGGGCCACTAG
- the LOC4344477 gene encoding protein Rf1, mitochondrial: protein MSSRRVRVTGLGRPDAGVSRTKKQQQNQGLPRQHQQQQEAGGGGRAGREHAHHLFDELLRRDTTSIFDLNSALSAVARESPAVALSLFNRMPRADLCTYSIVIGCCSRAGHLDLAFAALGRVIRTGWTAQAITFSPLLKGLCHDKRTSDAMDIALRRMPALGCTPNAFSYNILLKGLCDENRSQQALHLLHTMMADDTRGGCPPDVVSYTTVINGLLREGQLDKAYCLFDEMLDQGMSPNCITYNCLLHGYCSSGKPKEAIGIFRKMCRDGVEPDVVTYNTLMVYLCKNGRSMEARKVFDSMVKKGHKPDSSIYGTLLHGYATEGYLVQMHQLLDVMVRNGTQPDHYIFNILIGAYAKHGMVDEAMLAFSKMRQQGLHPNIVTYGTVMDALCRVGKVDDAMSQFDRLISEGLTPNGVVFRTLIHGLCACDKWDKAEELAVEMIGRGICPNTIFFNTLLNHLCKEGMVTRAKNIFDLMVRVDVQCDVITYTTLIDGYCLDGKVDEATKLLEGMVLDGVKPNEVTYNTIINGYCKNGRIEDACSLFRQMASKGVNPGIVIYSTILHGLFQTRRIAAAKELYLWMIKCGIKLPIGTYNIILQGLCQNNCTDDALRMFHNLCLIDFHLQNRTFNIMIDALLKGGRHDEAKDLFASLLARGLVPNVVTYWLMMKSLIEQGLLEELDDLFLSLEKNGCTADSRMLNALVGKLPQKGEVRKAGVYLSKIDENNFSLEASTAESLVFLVSSGKYDQHINSIPEKYRPTAKSRAVFSQKKNPGLFDAAGSYGVVTRLYSSSYIELVV, encoded by the coding sequence ATGTCGTCACGCCGTGTCCGCGTCACCGGCCTTGGGCGACCCGACGCCGGCGTCTCGCGCAcaaagaagcagcagcagaatcagggTCTTCCTCGGCAACATCAACAGCAACAGGaagctggtggtggtggacgagCTGGTAGGGAGCACGCTCACCACCTGTTCGACGAATTGCTTCGCCGAGACACCACCTCCATCTTCGACCTGAACAGcgccctctccgccgtcgcccgtGAAAGccccgccgtcgctctctcccTCTTCAACCGCATGCCCCGAGCCGACTTATGCACGTACAGCATCGTCATTGGCTGCTGCAGCCGCGCCGGCCACTTGGACCTCGCTTTCGCCGCCCTCGGCCGTGTCATTAGGACTGGATGGACGGCGCAAGCAATCACCTTCAGTCCTCTGCTCAAGGGCCTCTGCCATGACAAGAGGACCAGCGATGCAATGGACATTGCGCTGCGACGAATGCCTGCCCTGGGTTGCACGCCGAATGCATTCTCCTACAACATCCTTCTCAAGGGCCTCTGCGATGAAAACAGGAGTCAACAAGCTCTCCACCTACTCCATACGATGATGGCTGATGATACTAGAGGAGGATGCCCACCCGACGTGGTTTCATACACCACAGTCATCAACGGCTTGCTTAGAGAGGGTCAGCTGGACAAAGCTTATTGCCTGTTTGATGAAATGTTGGATCAGGGGATGTCGCCTAATTGCATCACGTATAATTGTCTTTTGCATGGATATTGCTCATCAGGAAAGCCCAAAGAGGCCATTGGGATTTTCAGAAAGATGTGCAGAGATGGTGTTGAACCGGATGTCGTCACTTATAACACGCTCATGGTCTATCTCTGCAAGAATGGAAGATCCATGGAAGCtagaaaagtttttgattctaTGGTCAAGAAGGGCCACAAGCCTGACAGTTCTATATACGGTACTCTGCTTCATGGGTATGCTACTGAAGGATATCTTGTTCAGATGCACCAACTCTTGGATGTGATGGTACGAAACGGTACGCAACCTGATCACTACATCTTTAACATATTAATAGGCGCATACGCTAAACATGGAATGGTAGATGAGGCCATGCTTGCATTTAGCAAAATGAGGCAGCAAGGATTGCACCCTAATATAGTCACCTATGGAACAGTAATGGACGCGCTTTGCAGGGTAGGCAAAGTGGATGATGCTATGTCCCAATTCGACAGGCTCATCTCTGAAGGACTAACTCCTAATGGTGTTGTTTTTAGAACCTTAATTCATGGCCTCTGTGCCTGTGATAAATGGGACAAGGCTGAGGAGTTGGCTGTTGAAATGATCGGTCGAGGCATCTGTCCCAACACCATTTTCTTCAACACATTGTTGAACCACCTATGCAAAGAAGGAATGGTTACAAGAGCCAAAAACATCTTTGATTTGATGGTACGCGTAGATGTGCAGTGTGATGTCATTACATACACCACACTCATAGATGGATATTGCTTAGATGGTAAGGTGGATGAAGCAACAAAGTTACTTGAAGGTATGGTGTTAGATGGGGTGAAACCTAATGAAGTTACCTATAATACCATTATTAATGGTTACTGTAAGAACGGTAGGATAGAGGATGCATGTTCTCTTTTCAGACAGATGGCAAGCAAGGGTGTTAATCCTGGCATTGTTATCTATAGCACAATCCTCCACGGGCTGTTTCAGACTAGAAGAATTGCAGCCGCAAAAGAACTCTATCTCTGGATGATTAAATGTGGGATTAAGCTTCCTATTGGAACGTACAACATAATCCTTCAAGGACTTTGCCAAAACAATTGCACTGATGATGCCCTCCGAATGTTTCACAACCTATGCTTGATTGATTTCCACCTTCAGAATAGGACTTTTAACATTATGATTGATGCGTTACTTAAAGGTGGCAGGCATGATGAAGCTAAGGATCTGTTTGCTTCTCTCTTGGCTAGAGGTTTAGTGCCGAATGTTGTGACCTACTGGTTAATGATGAAAAGTTTGATAGAACAAGGGTTGCTAGAAGAGTTGgatgatttatttctttctttggaGAAGAATGGTTGTACAGCTGACTCCCGAATGCTAAATGCTTTAGTTGGAAAGTTACCACAGAAAGGGGAGGTACGCAAGGCTGGGGTTTATCTCTCCAAAATTGATGAAAATAACTTCTCCCTTGAAGCTTCCACGGCTGAGTCGCTGGTTTTTCTGGTTTCAAGTGGCAAATACGACCAACATATAAATTCTATCCCTGAAAAGTATCGTCCTACTGCGAAATCCAGGGCTGtttttagtcaaaaaaaaaatccagggcTGTTTGATGCTGCCGGTAGCTATGGAGTTGTAACTAGACTTTATTCTTCTTCTTATATCGAATTAGTTGTGTAA
- the LOC4344478 gene encoding phytolongin Phyl1.1 isoform X2 — translation MSSSADNTVYCCIAKGRKIIYCYNSKDGDPHMETTAALCLENAPSYHRHYIHTAGSRSYGYLMADGHTFFAIIDPSVGNVGALQFLERVREVFRTVNRSGFHDSLVPAVQRLVASLEKMPHATFDLEESVEKGEPSDSSSCTSSKVPLLGRSGSRKDKKKAKEKAASAAVCEDEQHGTRGVRIDVPPEEVGGMSLERSASQSRLRRQHSSRSLWVRHVKIIIVVDAIICILLFAAWLAVCKGFQCVSS, via the coding sequence ATGAGCTCGTCGGCCGACAACACGGTGTACTGCTGCATTGCAAAGGGGAGGAAGATCATCTACTGCTACAACAGCAAGGATGGTGACCCCCATATGGAGACCACCGCCGCGCTCTGCCTCGAGAATGCGCCCTCGTATCACCGGCATTATATCCACACGGCGGGGTCTAGGAGCTATGGCTATCTCATGGCCGATGGGCACACCTTCTTCGCGATCATTGACCCGAGTGTCGGAAATGTGGGTGCCTTGCAGTTCCTGGAGCGTGTGCGCGAAGTGTTCAGAACTGTAAATAGGAGCGGCTTCCATGACTCGCTGGTACCGGCTGTACAGAGGCTGGTGGCTTCGCTGGAGAAGATGCCCCATGCAACATTTGACCTTGAGGAAAGTGTGGAAAAGGGAGAGCCTAGTGACAGCTCTAGCTGCACCTCATCGAAGGTTCCTTTGCTAGGGAGAAGTGGGAGTAGGAAGGATAAGAAGAAGGCTAAGGAGAAGGCAGCGTCAGCTGCGGTTTGCGAGGATGAGCAGCATGGAACTAGGGGAGTGAGAATTGATGTGCCACCAGAGGAGGTTGGTGGCATGTCGCTGGAGCGGAGTGCAAGCCAGTCCAGGCTGCGACGACAGCACTCATCCCGGTCATTGTGGGTGCGCCATGTGAagatcatcatcgtcgtcgatgCCATCATCTGCATACTGTTGTTTGCTGCTTGGCTAGCCGTTTGTAAGGGTTTCCAGTGTGTGTCTAGCTGA
- the LOC4344478 gene encoding phytolongin Phyl1.1 isoform X1, with amino-acid sequence MNSRRSRSVKLVSTRAKPLEVEIAKEDERMSSSADNTVYCCIAKGRKIIYCYNSKDGDPHMETTAALCLENAPSYHRHYIHTAGSRSYGYLMADGHTFFAIIDPSVGNVGALQFLERVREVFRTVNRSGFHDSLVPAVQRLVASLEKMPHATFDLEESVEKGEPSDSSSCTSSKVPLLGRSGSRKDKKKAKEKAASAAVCEDEQHGTRGVRIDVPPEEVGGMSLERSASQSRLRRQHSSRSLWVRHVKIIIVVDAIICILLFAAWLAVCKGFQCVSS; translated from the coding sequence ATGAATTCTCGCCGATCCAGGTCTGTAAAGCTCGTGTCCACGCGCGCCAAGCCCCTCGAGGtcgagatcgccaaggaggacGAGCGGATGAGCTCGTCGGCCGACAACACGGTGTACTGCTGCATTGCAAAGGGGAGGAAGATCATCTACTGCTACAACAGCAAGGATGGTGACCCCCATATGGAGACCACCGCCGCGCTCTGCCTCGAGAATGCGCCCTCGTATCACCGGCATTATATCCACACGGCGGGGTCTAGGAGCTATGGCTATCTCATGGCCGATGGGCACACCTTCTTCGCGATCATTGACCCGAGTGTCGGAAATGTGGGTGCCTTGCAGTTCCTGGAGCGTGTGCGCGAAGTGTTCAGAACTGTAAATAGGAGCGGCTTCCATGACTCGCTGGTACCGGCTGTACAGAGGCTGGTGGCTTCGCTGGAGAAGATGCCCCATGCAACATTTGACCTTGAGGAAAGTGTGGAAAAGGGAGAGCCTAGTGACAGCTCTAGCTGCACCTCATCGAAGGTTCCTTTGCTAGGGAGAAGTGGGAGTAGGAAGGATAAGAAGAAGGCTAAGGAGAAGGCAGCGTCAGCTGCGGTTTGCGAGGATGAGCAGCATGGAACTAGGGGAGTGAGAATTGATGTGCCACCAGAGGAGGTTGGTGGCATGTCGCTGGAGCGGAGTGCAAGCCAGTCCAGGCTGCGACGACAGCACTCATCCCGGTCATTGTGGGTGCGCCATGTGAagatcatcatcgtcgtcgatgCCATCATCTGCATACTGTTGTTTGCTGCTTGGCTAGCCGTTTGTAAGGGTTTCCAGTGTGTGTCTAGCTGA